In Prunus dulcis chromosome 1, ALMONDv2, whole genome shotgun sequence, the following are encoded in one genomic region:
- the LOC117627637 gene encoding lisH domain-containing protein C1711.05: MPKSLTSRQDTINPTLLAFRPRQVQLANLEDMKHSKPNISSDSTQTLSPGQKGPLLHAVARFLESNGFSKTLKRFRCEAQIEKSGLKEYSLDLEEMYCKLMCNNGVTNVNSQKKKEDVKEPEKLLEEAEKNCMEKKKRKSKVASDSLASDSETDKKPKDKKKKKNKSSSDSVDANGIGKSTADEIPVDEKSVKPNGKKKKKDGLVSESLDGEDVKVLGIGDTNGTSSTKDDLKISDVDATGKESKRSKKRKRLASEGNDSQPADNREDEESKRRKVESLKASKGSEQPANSDASLGKAENAGKDSKGESGQVGPDVFQKASVTQLDGQANGNLEKSAEKSSIKKSMKKQRNGSDEPTAFKAFQRVKAEEVEFIDEKLRDNSYWAKDGAEIGYGAKAQEVLGQVRGRDFRHEKTKKKRGSYRGGQIDQQSHSVKFNYDDED, from the exons ATGCCCAAGTCCCTAACAAGCAGGCAGGACACTATCAACCCTACCCTTCTCGCCTTCAGGCCTCGCCAAGTTCAGCTTGCAAACCTAGAAGATATGAAACACAGCAAGCCTAATATCTCCAGCGACAGCACCCAAACTCTAAGTCCCGGCCAGAAGGGTCCACTCCTCCATGCTGTGGCTCGATTCCTGGAGAGCAATGGGTTCTCCAAAACCCTGAAAAGGTTCCGGTGCGAAGCTCAAATCGAG AAAAGTGGACTGAAGGAATATTCACTGGATTTGGAAGAAATGTACTGCAAGTTGATGTG TAATAATGGAGTCACAAATGTCAACAGCCAGAAGAAGAAAG AAGACGTAAAGGAGCCTGAAAAATTGTTGGAGGAGGCTGAAAAGAATTGcatggagaaaaagaaaaggaaatctAAGGTAGCTTCTGATTCACTTGCTTCTGATTCTGAGACGGATAAGAAACCAAAagataagaagaaaaagaagaacaagtcAAGTTCTGATTCTGTTGATGCAAATGGAATTGGTAAATCAACTGCTGATGAAATTCCAGTGGATGAGAAGAGTGTCAAACCTAATggtaagaagaaaaagaaagatggtTTGGTTTCTGAAAGTCTAGATGGTGAGGATGTGAAGGTGCTTGGTATAGGAGATACAAATGGAACTAGTTCTACAAAAGATGATTTGAAGATATCAGATGTGGATGCTACCGGCAAGGAGAGTAAAAGgtccaagaaaagaaaaagattagcGTCTGAAGGAAATGATTCGCAGCCTGCTGACAacagagaagatgaagaatcCAAGCGCAGAAAGGTAGAGAGTTTAAAAGCATCCAAGGGAAGTGAGCAACCAGCAAATAGTGATGCGTCCCTAGGAAAAGCTGAAAATGCTGGTAAAGATAGTAAAGGGGAAAGTGGTCAAGTTGGTCCAGATGTGTTTCAAAAAGCTTCTGTTACGCAGCTTGATGGCCAGGCAAATGGGAACCTAGAGAAAAGTGCTGAGAAGTCTTCGATAAAGAAAAGCATGAAGAAGCAGCGCAATGGTTCTGATGAG CCAACGGCTTTTAAGGCATTTCAAAGAGTAAAAGCTGAGGAGGTGGAATTCATAGACGAGAAGCTTCGGGATAATTCTTACTGGGCAAAG GATGGTGCAGAGATTGGCTACGGTGCAAAAGCACAGGAAGTTCTTGGGCAAGTTAGAGGAAG